One window of Marinobacterium aestuarii genomic DNA carries:
- the urtB gene encoding urea ABC transporter permease subunit UrtB → MPVPKTVVRLLPFIALWMLVTLVLTFSLDAKSAENDTTLAEVSTLLVKKFDDKARAVALLVESAHPRTEEILRLIQEGELYYRKDDDRLFKIPVAETGAQAVDLLDASTVTIEKTRDFKKVTLNNLMRGQIGLALAEIRLKSADPAQREAAVRMLLGELSDDSVAVLRKRIGAEPVAAVRDLIQVALAVNDLKNGDEAARLQAVGRVQGSLESPVRTALTQVAESDVSPVVKQKAQLALNGIDEQIRLYGMVETLYFGISLGSVLVLAGIGLAITFGVMGVINMAHGELIMLGAYTTYVVQQLMPNHLGASILVAIPAAFMVSALVGVAIERGVIRFLYGRPLETLLATFGISLILQQAVRSVFSPLNRSVSTPEWMSGMVEINPVLSLTLSRLYIILFCLLVFVALVMVLKRTPLGLQVRAVSQNRAMARAMGVRSKWVDAMTFGLGSGVAGVAGVALSQLTNVGPNLGQAYIIDSFMVVVFGGVGNLWGTLVAGLSLGIANKVLEPWAGAVLAKILVLVFIILFIQKRPRGLFPQRGRAAEG, encoded by the coding sequence ATGCCCGTCCCCAAGACTGTGGTCAGACTGCTACCGTTTATTGCGCTCTGGATGCTCGTGACACTGGTGCTGACATTTTCGCTGGATGCCAAATCCGCCGAAAACGACACGACTCTGGCAGAAGTCAGTACGCTGCTGGTGAAAAAATTCGACGACAAGGCCCGCGCGGTAGCGCTGCTGGTCGAATCGGCTCATCCGCGCACCGAAGAAATCCTGCGTCTGATCCAGGAGGGCGAGCTTTACTACCGCAAGGACGACGATCGGCTGTTCAAGATCCCGGTGGCAGAGACCGGCGCTCAGGCAGTCGATCTGCTGGATGCATCGACGGTCACAATCGAGAAAACCCGCGATTTCAAAAAGGTCACGCTCAACAATCTGATGCGTGGCCAGATAGGTCTGGCACTGGCGGAGATCAGGCTCAAGTCTGCGGACCCGGCCCAGCGCGAGGCTGCCGTGCGCATGTTGCTCGGTGAGCTGAGTGATGACTCCGTGGCGGTGCTGCGCAAGCGCATCGGTGCGGAGCCGGTTGCCGCCGTGCGTGACCTGATACAGGTTGCCCTGGCGGTGAATGACCTGAAAAACGGTGATGAAGCCGCCCGTCTGCAGGCGGTTGGGCGCGTTCAAGGATCGCTGGAGTCGCCGGTACGCACGGCCCTGACCCAGGTAGCAGAGTCTGACGTCAGCCCCGTGGTCAAGCAGAAGGCGCAGCTGGCGCTTAACGGTATAGACGAGCAGATTCGCCTCTATGGCATGGTTGAAACCCTCTATTTCGGCATCAGCCTGGGCTCGGTGCTGGTGCTTGCAGGCATAGGCCTGGCCATTACCTTTGGCGTCATGGGTGTGATCAACATGGCGCACGGCGAGCTGATCATGCTGGGCGCCTACACCACCTACGTTGTGCAGCAATTGATGCCCAATCATCTGGGTGCCTCCATCCTGGTGGCGATTCCGGCTGCCTTTATGGTATCGGCACTGGTGGGTGTCGCTATCGAGCGCGGTGTCATTCGTTTTCTGTACGGCCGCCCGCTGGAAACCCTGCTGGCGACCTTTGGTATCAGTCTGATTCTGCAACAGGCGGTGCGCTCGGTGTTTTCGCCGCTGAACCGTTCCGTCTCCACGCCTGAGTGGATGAGCGGCATGGTCGAGATCAACCCGGTGCTGTCCCTGACCCTGAGCCGGCTTTACATCATCCTGTTCTGTCTGCTGGTGTTCGTGGCGCTGGTGATGGTGCTCAAGCGCACCCCGCTGGGGCTGCAGGTACGGGCTGTATCGCAGAATCGCGCCATGGCGCGGGCCATGGGTGTGCGCTCCAAATGGGTTGATGCCATGACCTTTGGCCTGGGTTCGGGCGTGGCCGGCGTGGCCGGTGTGGCACTGTCGCAGCTGACCAACGTGGGGCCCAACCTCGGCCAGGCCTATATCATCGATTCCTTCATGGTGGTGGTGTTTGGCGGTGTCGGTAACCTTTGGGGCACCCTGGTGGCGGGCTTGAGCCTGGGTATCGCCAACAAGGTACTGGAGCCCTGGGCCGGTGCCGTGCTGGCGAAGATTCTGGTGCTGGTGTTCATCATTCTGTTTATACAAAAACGACCGCGCGGGCTCTTTCCGCAACGCGGCCGTGCGGCGGAGGGCTGA
- the ureA gene encoding urease subunit gamma, whose protein sequence is MELTPREKDKLLLFTAGLLAERRKARGLKLNYPEAVAYISAAILEGARDGRTVAELMDYGRTLLSLDDVMDGIAEMIHDVQVEATFPDGTKLVTVHDPIV, encoded by the coding sequence ATGGAATTGACACCACGGGAAAAAGACAAGCTGCTGCTGTTTACCGCCGGCCTGCTGGCAGAACGTCGCAAGGCGCGGGGGCTGAAACTGAACTATCCGGAAGCGGTGGCTTATATCAGTGCAGCCATTCTGGAAGGCGCCCGCGATGGCCGTACTGTGGCGGAGCTGATGGACTACGGGCGCACCCTGCTCAGTCTGGACGATGTTATGGATGGGATTGCCGAGATGATCCACGATGTGCAGGTCGAAGCGACCTTTCCCGATGGCACCAAGCTGGTCACGGTGCACGATCCTATTGTCTGA
- a CDS encoding HugZ family protein has product MDSIQQQAEAGCAALIDSQATLSLATVASDGRADISYAPFVRDGQGRFCIFVSALAAHTGNLLREPAASVMLIQPESEASNLFARERLTLRCCAEEVQRGTVDYESILQQMQARFGPLIAQLRGLGDFHLLALVPQSGTYVMGFGRAYELDVHSGELRHIDADRLRQRLAGEAD; this is encoded by the coding sequence ATGGACTCAATACAACAGCAGGCGGAAGCAGGCTGCGCGGCCCTGATCGATTCTCAGGCCACGCTATCACTGGCTACGGTGGCCAGCGATGGGCGGGCGGATATCAGTTATGCCCCCTTTGTGCGGGACGGGCAGGGGCGTTTCTGTATCTTCGTCAGTGCGCTGGCGGCCCACACCGGCAACCTGCTGCGCGAGCCTGCGGCCTCGGTGATGCTGATTCAGCCGGAATCTGAGGCGAGCAATCTGTTTGCCCGCGAGCGTTTGACGTTACGCTGTTGTGCCGAAGAAGTTCAGCGAGGAACTGTCGATTACGAGTCGATTTTGCAGCAGATGCAGGCGCGTTTCGGGCCGCTGATCGCGCAGCTGAGAGGTCTGGGGGACTTCCATCTGCTGGCGCTGGTACCGCAATCAGGCACCTACGTTATGGGCTTCGGGCGTGCCTATGAGCTGGATGTGCACAGCGGTGAGCTGCGCCATATTGATGCTGACCGGTTGCGCCAGCGCTTAGCAGGGGAAGCGGACTAG
- the urtC gene encoding urea ABC transporter permease subunit UrtC, which translates to MFIMNALKGDRGGQILLGVLLVLAIAVPLLNLMVPAGHALHIPTYTVTLMGKYLTLALLAVAVDLVWGYLGILTLGHAAFFALGGYAMGMYLMRQIGDRGVYGNPDLPDFMVFLNWDALPWFWSGFDQFWFAALMVLLVPGLLAFVFGALAFRSRVSGVYLSIITQALTYALMLAFFRNEMGFGGNNGLTDFKELLGFDLQSDQTRIGLFVASAVALMLGYLLCRVLMNGRLGRVCVAVRDAESRARFIGYRVENVKLGVFTVSAMLAGIAGALYVPQVGIINPGEFSPLNSIEVVVWVAVGGRATLYGAVVGALAINYAKTYFTAELPEVWLFALGGLFVLVTLLLPRGITGLLRRKEASA; encoded by the coding sequence ATGTTTATTATGAATGCTCTCAAGGGTGATCGGGGTGGCCAGATACTGCTGGGTGTACTGCTGGTGCTGGCCATCGCGGTGCCGCTGCTGAACCTGATGGTGCCGGCGGGCCATGCGTTGCATATTCCCACCTACACAGTGACGCTGATGGGCAAGTATCTGACCCTGGCGCTGCTGGCGGTGGCGGTGGATCTGGTATGGGGTTACCTGGGGATTCTGACCCTGGGCCACGCGGCCTTCTTTGCCCTGGGTGGTTACGCCATGGGCATGTACCTGATGCGCCAGATTGGTGACCGGGGTGTTTATGGCAACCCCGATCTGCCGGACTTCATGGTGTTCCTGAACTGGGACGCGCTGCCCTGGTTCTGGAGTGGTTTTGATCAGTTCTGGTTCGCAGCCCTGATGGTGCTGCTGGTACCGGGTCTGCTGGCCTTTGTGTTCGGCGCCCTGGCGTTCCGCTCCCGGGTGTCGGGGGTCTATCTGTCGATCATTACCCAGGCGCTGACCTATGCGCTGATGCTGGCGTTCTTTCGCAATGAAATGGGCTTTGGCGGCAACAACGGCCTGACCGATTTCAAGGAGCTGCTGGGCTTTGATCTGCAGTCGGACCAGACCCGTATAGGTCTCTTTGTCGCTTCCGCAGTGGCGCTGATGCTGGGCTATCTGCTGTGCCGCGTGCTGATGAACGGTCGCCTTGGGCGCGTCTGTGTGGCGGTGCGCGACGCCGAGTCCCGTGCGCGCTTTATCGGTTACCGGGTCGAGAACGTGAAACTGGGTGTCTTTACCGTATCCGCCATGCTGGCCGGTATTGCCGGCGCCCTCTACGTGCCCCAGGTCGGCATTATCAACCCCGGCGAGTTCTCACCGCTGAACTCCATTGAGGTGGTGGTCTGGGTGGCCGTGGGGGGCAGGGCAACCCTGTACGGCGCCGTGGTGGGGGCTCTTGCGATCAACTACGCCAAAACCTACTTCACCGCCGAATTGCCGGAAGTCTGGCTCTTTGCCCTGGGTGGTCTCTTCGTGCTGGTTACGCTGCTGTTGCCGCGGGGTATCACCGGCCTGCTGCGTCGCAAGGAGGCCAGCGCATGA
- the trhA gene encoding PAQR family membrane homeostasis protein TrhA, which produces MRNPPRIPGRPQSRREEFVNSLSHSLGFVAALIAAPVLIAQAIERGDIGIIIGASLFALSMVLLYLSSSLYHALPTGRTKRLMRIIEHSAIYVLIAGTYSPFMLGVLDGPGGWILLTTIWLLAGMGVVLKITQRLSRPALSTGLYLLMGWLIVLMIQPLSEALSGTGLAWLLGGGLAYTVGVVFFVLDSSLLYGHFIWHLFVMAGTTCHYFAVLWHAF; this is translated from the coding sequence ATGCGCAACCCACCCCGAATTCCCGGCAGGCCTCAGTCGCGCCGGGAGGAGTTCGTCAACAGCCTGAGCCACAGTCTGGGTTTCGTCGCCGCCCTGATCGCAGCTCCCGTGCTGATCGCGCAGGCCATTGAGCGCGGCGATATCGGCATCATTATCGGCGCCAGCCTCTTTGCCCTGAGCATGGTGCTGCTCTACCTGAGCTCCAGCCTTTACCATGCCCTGCCCACGGGCCGCACCAAACGCCTGATGCGCATCATCGAACATTCCGCGATCTATGTGCTGATTGCCGGCACCTACTCACCCTTTATGCTGGGGGTCCTCGATGGCCCCGGCGGCTGGATACTGCTGACCACCATCTGGTTACTGGCGGGCATGGGGGTTGTACTGAAAATCACCCAGCGGCTGTCGCGCCCAGCGCTCTCCACCGGGCTTTACCTGCTGATGGGCTGGCTGATTGTGCTCATGATCCAGCCACTGAGCGAAGCCCTGTCCGGCACCGGCCTTGCCTGGCTGCTGGGCGGCGGCCTGGCCTATACGGTCGGGGTCGTATTTTTCGTGCTTGATTCCAGCCTGCTGTACGGGCATTTCATCTGGCACCTGTTTGTCATGGCCGGCACCACCTGCCACTACTTCGCCGTGCTCTGGCATGCGTTCTGA
- a CDS encoding LemA family protein, translating into MDPITLILLAAAVLLVLYGISLYNNLVRLKHNVSKAWANIDVLLKQRHDELPKLVETCKQYMGYEQQTLEAVMQARNAVAQAREAQDIKAVGKAETQMRFGLGNLFAVAEAYPDLKASESFQHLQARITGLESGIADRREFYNESVNLNNIRIEQFPDTLIAGKFGFKAADLLEFEDEQKADVNIKALFG; encoded by the coding sequence ATGGATCCGATTACCCTGATTCTGCTGGCCGCCGCCGTGTTGCTGGTGCTGTATGGCATCTCGCTGTACAACAACCTGGTTCGCCTCAAGCACAATGTTTCCAAGGCCTGGGCCAATATCGACGTGCTGCTCAAGCAGCGCCATGACGAACTGCCCAAGCTAGTTGAAACCTGCAAGCAGTACATGGGCTACGAGCAGCAGACGCTGGAAGCCGTGATGCAGGCCCGCAACGCCGTGGCCCAGGCGCGCGAAGCCCAGGATATAAAGGCCGTGGGCAAGGCCGAAACCCAGATGCGCTTCGGCCTGGGCAATCTGTTTGCCGTGGCCGAGGCCTATCCCGACCTCAAGGCCAGCGAGTCCTTCCAGCACCTGCAGGCACGCATCACCGGACTTGAAAGCGGCATTGCCGACAGACGCGAGTTCTACAACGAGTCGGTGAACCTCAATAACATCCGCATCGAGCAGTTCCCCGATACCCTGATTGCCGGCAAGTTCGGCTTCAAGGCCGCGGACCTGCTGGAATTCGAAGACGAGCAGAAAGCCGACGTCAATATCAAGGCACTGTTCGGCTAA
- a CDS encoding DUF2788 domain-containing protein: MRLAEMESLALNIGLVMFAAFVFFIIYDLAKKSNAGKFGTFILFGALGLGLAAFLVKTLVVEMMGGGHI, from the coding sequence GTGCGTCTGGCTGAAATGGAATCTCTTGCGTTGAACATTGGCCTGGTTATGTTCGCGGCCTTTGTATTTTTCATCATTTATGACCTGGCTAAGAAGTCCAACGCCGGCAAATTTGGCACCTTCATACTTTTTGGCGCCCTCGGCCTCGGGCTGGCCGCCTTTCTCGTCAAGACGCTGGTGGTCGAGATGATGGGCGGTGGCCATATCTGA
- a CDS encoding urease subunit beta, with translation MIPGEMKVMNGDIELNVGRPVVTLKVANTGDRPIQIGSHYHFYEVNDALQFERELARGFRLNIAAGTAVRFEPGQSRTVELVAYAGNRRVYGFQGKVMGDL, from the coding sequence ATGATCCCGGGTGAAATGAAAGTGATGAACGGCGATATTGAGCTGAACGTCGGTCGCCCTGTGGTCACGCTCAAGGTGGCCAATACCGGGGATCGCCCCATCCAGATTGGTTCCCACTACCACTTCTATGAAGTCAACGATGCATTGCAGTTCGAGCGTGAGCTGGCGCGGGGCTTTCGTCTCAATATTGCCGCCGGCACCGCCGTGCGCTTTGAGCCGGGGCAGAGCCGCACCGTGGAGCTGGTGGCCTATGCCGGTAATCGCAGGGTTTACGGCTTTCAGGGCAAGGTGATGGGGGACTTGTAA
- the kdsA gene encoding 3-deoxy-8-phosphooctulonate synthase, whose product MQQKVIRVGEIEIANDKPMVLFGGMNVLESRDLAMKIAEHYVEVTTKLGIPYVFKASFDKANRSSLGSFRGPGLDEGLKILQEIKSTFNVPLITDIHEPDQAAPAAEVCDIIQLPAFLSRQTDLVSAMAKTQAAINIKKAQFLAPHEMKHILHKCEEAGNDQLILCERGSSFGYNNLVVDMLGFTIMKEFGYPVMFDATHALQMPGGRADSADGRRAMVAQLSRAGLSQGIAGLFLESHPDPEKAKCDGPCALPLAKLEPYLAQMKAVDDLVKSFAALDTSA is encoded by the coding sequence ATGCAGCAGAAAGTCATTCGCGTAGGTGAAATCGAGATCGCCAACGACAAGCCCATGGTGCTGTTCGGCGGCATGAATGTGCTGGAATCCCGCGACCTGGCGATGAAAATCGCTGAGCACTACGTCGAAGTCACTACCAAGCTCGGCATTCCCTATGTATTCAAGGCGTCCTTCGACAAGGCCAACCGCTCGTCCCTGGGTTCGTTCCGTGGCCCGGGTCTGGATGAAGGCCTGAAAATCCTGCAGGAAATAAAAAGTACCTTCAATGTTCCGCTGATTACCGATATCCATGAGCCCGATCAGGCGGCTCCGGCGGCAGAAGTCTGCGACATTATCCAGCTACCGGCATTCCTGTCACGCCAGACGGACCTGGTCAGCGCCATGGCCAAAACCCAGGCTGCAATCAATATCAAGAAAGCGCAGTTTCTGGCCCCCCACGAAATGAAGCACATTCTGCACAAGTGTGAAGAAGCCGGTAATGATCAGCTGATTCTGTGCGAGCGTGGCAGCAGCTTTGGCTACAACAATCTGGTGGTCGACATGCTGGGCTTTACCATCATGAAGGAGTTCGGCTATCCGGTGATGTTCGATGCTACCCACGCGCTGCAGATGCCGGGTGGCCGTGCCGACTCCGCCGATGGCCGCCGTGCCATGGTCGCCCAGCTGTCCCGCGCCGGCCTCTCCCAGGGTATCGCCGGGCTCTTTCTTGAATCCCACCCCGACCCTGAAAAAGCCAAGTGCGATGGCCCCTGCGCCCTGCCCCTGGCCAAGCTCGAGCCCTACCTGGCACAGATGAAGGCCGTGGACGATCTGGTCAAAAGCTTCGCGGCACTGGACACCTCTGCCTGA
- the urtA gene encoding urea ABC transporter substrate-binding protein, translating into MKTKASKSAVIGTLSALALSVSMNVAVAAEDTIKVGILHSLSGTMAISETTLKDTMLMLIEEQNKKGGLLGKQLEAVVVDPASNWPLFAEKARELIEKNGVDAIFGAWTSVSRKSVLPVVEELDSIMFYPVQYEGEESSKNVFYTGAAPNQQAVPAVDYLMNDLGVERWVLAGTDYVYPRTTNKILEAYLKAKGVAAEDIMINYTPFGHSDWQSIVSDIKKFGAEGKKTAVVSTINGDANVPFYKELGSQGVAAGDIPVVAFSVGEEELSGIDTAPLVGHLAAWNYFMSVDSDTNDSFIDGWHAYTKDDKRVSNDPMEAHYIGFNMWVEAVKKAGTTDPAAVQESIIGVAVPNLTGGYSTMMPNHHITKPVMIGEIQDDGQFEVVWQTSGTVAGDAWSDYLEGSKDIISDWRAPLSCGNYNTKTAKCSGQNF; encoded by the coding sequence ATGAAAACCAAGGCTTCCAAATCCGCCGTGATCGGGACTCTGTCCGCGCTGGCGCTGTCTGTGTCCATGAATGTCGCGGTTGCGGCAGAAGACACGATCAAGGTCGGTATCCTGCATTCCCTGTCGGGCACCATGGCGATCAGCGAAACCACGCTCAAAGACACCATGCTGATGCTGATTGAAGAGCAAAACAAGAAAGGCGGCCTGCTGGGCAAGCAGCTGGAAGCGGTGGTGGTGGATCCCGCGTCCAACTGGCCGCTGTTTGCTGAAAAAGCGCGCGAGCTGATCGAGAAAAACGGTGTGGATGCCATCTTCGGTGCCTGGACCTCGGTGTCACGCAAGTCCGTACTGCCGGTGGTGGAAGAACTCGACAGCATTATGTTTTACCCGGTGCAGTACGAAGGTGAAGAGTCTTCCAAAAACGTTTTCTACACGGGGGCTGCGCCCAACCAGCAGGCCGTGCCTGCAGTGGATTACCTGATGAACGACCTGGGCGTCGAGCGCTGGGTACTGGCGGGCACCGATTATGTTTACCCGCGCACCACCAACAAGATTCTGGAAGCCTACCTCAAGGCCAAGGGCGTGGCGGCTGAAGACATCATGATCAACTACACGCCTTTCGGTCATTCCGACTGGCAGTCCATCGTGTCTGATATCAAGAAATTCGGCGCCGAAGGCAAGAAGACCGCCGTGGTGTCCACCATCAATGGTGATGCCAACGTGCCGTTTTACAAGGAACTCGGCTCCCAGGGCGTTGCTGCCGGCGATATCCCGGTTGTTGCCTTCTCCGTGGGTGAGGAAGAGCTGTCCGGTATCGACACCGCGCCTCTGGTCGGCCATCTGGCGGCCTGGAACTATTTCATGAGCGTGGATAGCGACACCAACGACAGCTTTATTGACGGCTGGCATGCCTACACCAAGGATGATAAACGCGTCTCCAACGATCCGATGGAAGCCCACTATATCGGCTTCAACATGTGGGTCGAAGCCGTGAAAAAGGCGGGCACGACTGATCCTGCGGCGGTGCAGGAATCCATCATTGGTGTGGCTGTGCCTAACCTCACCGGCGGCTACTCCACCATGATGCCCAACCACCACATCACCAAGCCGGTGATGATTGGCGAGATTCAGGATGACGGTCAGTTCGAAGTGGTTTGGCAGACTTCAGGCACTGTGGCGGGCGATGCCTGGTCTGACTACCTGGAAGGCTCCAAGGACATCATCTCCGACTGGCGTGCACCGCTGTCCTGCGGCAACTACAACACCAAAACCGCCAAGTGCTCGGGTCAGAATTTCTGA
- the urtD gene encoding urea ABC transporter ATP-binding protein UrtD, which translates to MNVTTVFEQILDREHVYPFMQGAQYRNIDVSHNVLLYLEGISVSFDGFKAINDLNLYINDGELRCIIGPNGAGKTTMMDIITGKTTPDSGSAWFGQNINLLALDEPAIAQAGIGRKFQKPTVFEFLSVVENLELSMEGDRGLWSIISSKLSGEQRDHLDKVAEMIGLVEQRALRAGSLSHGQKQWLEIGMLLMQRPRLLLVDEPVAGMTHQEMDRTAELLVSLAGAHSVVVVEHDMDFVRNLAGRDRTVTVLHQGSVLAEGTMEQVQNNRKVVEVYLGE; encoded by the coding sequence ATGAACGTGACAACCGTATTCGAGCAGATACTGGACCGCGAACATGTCTATCCCTTTATGCAGGGGGCGCAGTATCGCAACATTGATGTCAGCCACAATGTGCTGCTGTATCTGGAAGGTATTTCGGTCAGCTTTGACGGCTTCAAGGCCATCAATGACCTGAATCTCTATATCAATGACGGTGAGCTGCGCTGCATTATCGGCCCCAATGGCGCCGGCAAGACCACCATGATGGATATCATCACTGGCAAAACGACGCCCGACAGTGGCTCGGCCTGGTTTGGTCAGAACATCAATCTGTTGGCGCTGGATGAGCCTGCGATCGCCCAGGCGGGCATCGGACGCAAGTTCCAGAAACCCACGGTGTTCGAGTTTCTCTCGGTGGTGGAAAACCTGGAACTGTCGATGGAGGGCGACCGCGGTCTCTGGTCGATTATCAGCAGCAAGCTGAGTGGCGAGCAGCGCGATCACCTCGACAAAGTGGCAGAAATGATAGGCCTGGTCGAACAGCGCGCGCTGCGTGCCGGCAGTCTGTCCCACGGTCAGAAGCAGTGGCTCGAGATCGGCATGCTGCTGATGCAGCGCCCGCGTCTGCTGCTGGTGGATGAGCCTGTGGCGGGCATGACGCACCAGGAAATGGACCGCACCGCCGAGCTGCTGGTCTCCCTTGCCGGCGCGCATTCGGTGGTGGTGGTGGAGCACGACATGGACTTTGTACGCAACCTGGCGGGCAGGGACCGTACCGTGACAGTACTGCATCAGGGCTCAGTACTGGCCGAAGGCACCATGGAGCAGGTGCAGAATAATCGCAAGGTTGTCGAAGTTTACCTCGGGGAATAA
- a CDS encoding urease accessory protein UreD: MQSAVQAERGWQARLELGYESRGGKTRLVHRSMHGPLAVQRPFYPQGGICHSYLLHPPGGVVGGDELEIDVRVGGGAHALLTTPGATKFYRCAGLTAHQCQHFWVEDGGILEWLPQENIFFPGASSRLRSRIDVAAGGRFIGWEFQCLGRPANNETFSFGNVDSRCELRLNGKRVLIDQLQVQGLDQFGAAAGMRGHAMAASLYALPATEAVLGRVQSLIDERFAEHAIGATLVDSVLAVRMLGQNTEDIQAVLIPLWELLRRELLKLEPCPPRIWST, encoded by the coding sequence ATGCAATCGGCGGTACAGGCTGAGCGCGGTTGGCAGGCCCGGCTGGAGCTGGGGTATGAGTCCCGCGGTGGCAAAACTCGCTTGGTGCATCGCAGCATGCATGGGCCTTTGGCGGTGCAGCGGCCTTTCTATCCCCAGGGCGGCATCTGTCACAGTTACCTGTTGCATCCTCCCGGTGGCGTAGTGGGCGGCGATGAGCTGGAGATCGATGTGCGGGTTGGGGGTGGCGCCCATGCGCTGCTGACCACGCCCGGTGCCACCAAGTTCTATCGCTGTGCCGGGCTTACGGCACATCAGTGCCAGCATTTCTGGGTCGAGGATGGCGGTATTCTGGAATGGTTGCCGCAGGAAAATATCTTCTTCCCCGGCGCCTCGAGCCGCCTGCGCAGCCGTATTGATGTGGCGGCCGGCGGACGCTTTATTGGCTGGGAGTTCCAGTGTCTGGGGCGGCCCGCCAATAATGAAACCTTCAGCTTTGGCAACGTCGACAGTCGCTGTGAGCTGCGTTTGAATGGCAAGCGCGTGCTGATTGATCAGTTGCAGGTACAGGGGCTGGATCAGTTTGGTGCCGCCGCGGGTATGCGCGGCCATGCCATGGCGGCCAGTCTCTATGCCTTGCCGGCCACCGAGGCCGTGCTGGGCAGGGTGCAGTCACTGATTGATGAGCGTTTTGCTGAGCATGCCATCGGGGCAACCCTGGTGGATTCGGTGCTGGCCGTGCGTATGCTGGGGCAGAATACTGAAGATATTCAGGCGGTGCTTATCCCTTTGTGGGAGCTGTTGCGCCGCGAGTTACTGAAGCTTGAACCCTGCCCGCCGCGGATCTGGTCGACCTGA
- the urtE gene encoding urea ABC transporter ATP-binding subunit UrtE yields the protein MLKVSGLNQFYGESHTLWDVELNVPRGKCTVLMGRNGVGKTTLLQCIMGHQAVKSGQIELAGQDLLARSVEQRPRLGVGYVPQGRQIFPLLSVEENLQLGLPVRKRGDRKIPDYIFELFPVLKQMLNRRGGDLSGGQQQQLAIGRALVVDPQLLILDEPTEGIQPNVVQEIGDIIRHLNREFGLTVLLVEQKLPFARKVADHFCILDRGRSVATGAMDTLDNGLIRKYLTV from the coding sequence ATGCTCAAAGTTTCAGGTCTTAACCAGTTTTACGGTGAAAGCCATACCCTTTGGGATGTGGAGCTGAACGTTCCCAGGGGCAAGTGCACGGTCTTGATGGGGCGTAACGGGGTGGGGAAAACCACCCTGTTGCAGTGCATCATGGGGCACCAGGCGGTGAAAAGCGGCCAGATCGAGTTGGCCGGCCAGGATCTGCTGGCACGCTCGGTAGAGCAGCGTCCGCGTCTGGGCGTGGGCTACGTGCCCCAGGGGCGACAGATCTTTCCGTTATTGAGCGTGGAAGAAAACCTGCAGCTGGGCTTGCCGGTGCGCAAGCGCGGTGATCGCAAGATACCGGACTACATCTTCGAGCTGTTCCCGGTGCTCAAACAGATGCTGAACCGGCGCGGCGGTGACCTGTCGGGCGGCCAGCAACAGCAGTTGGCGATAGGCCGGGCGCTGGTGGTGGACCCGCAGCTACTGATACTGGATGAGCCCACCGAGGGCATTCAGCCCAATGTGGTGCAGGAAATCGGCGATATTATCCGTCACCTGAATCGCGAGTTTGGCCTGACCGTATTGCTGGTGGAGCAGAAACTGCCGTTCGCCCGCAAGGTCGCGGATCATTTCTGTATCCTTGATCGTGGCCGCAGCGTCGCCACCGGCGCCATGGACACGCTGGATAATGGCCTGATCCGCAAGTATCTGACGGTCTGA